GGCATTGAAAACTTTATGTAACTGGCTATCTTCTACACCCTCCATCTTTTTACTCCTTAACCCTCAAACATTTACTCTGTAGTCTGGTAACTTTCCTCCTTGCCATTACTCAAAGAACTCTATAGCACAGCTAAGGACATATTCATATGGGTTGTTCCCCAAACCTGGAATTCCCTCTCTACTCATCCCTACCTTCTGCCTATCATCCTATTATAGATAAAATCTCACTTCCTTTGAAAATTCTTTGCTGATTCTCACTAAAACTAGAGTCTTCCTAGTATTATCATTAATATGGCCTATGTGTGTGCATGTTGtgtttgcatttatttaaattcCTGAAAATAGtggctttcttttgttttcctttcaacCTTAAATCTTAGCTCAGATCATCACACAGAGCATATGTTTAATCACTGCTTATTAACTAACTGAAGCATAGTAAACATGTTTTGTTTTCAGGGTATAGTACTGAGGTTTACATGAAGATGAGTATCATCagatctttcaaaaaataaaaatcaataatcaTGTGTTTTAAGTATGTTAATGAAACTTAAATTCTCCTAAAGAAGCCTATTTACAGTCCCCATTTCTCCACTTGCAATGCTGCACAATCCTATAACCACTTATACTCAGAAGATTGAAAAAGAATTCCCATGAGGATAAGATAAAATTCTCAGTGCATCTGATTTCCACATTTgatctgatttttctttattttagactCTATGTGATTTTCCCCTGGTtatgtttttcctcctttctttcataGTCTTTTTTCCTAGACTTTTGACTATACTTACACATGGAATATCCAAACtctgtttaatttcttttctgaaacattttctgtgttttttttaattaatgtatcACTTTCGATTGTCTTACATTTCTGGCAATCTGCTGTCTGTCTTTATTAGACTCCTTTAGCTTGTGAATCtcttgtttttttcaaatatttgtcaaattacatatttttgaaattttggcaAGGGTTGTTGATGACTCTCTTGAGAGCTTCTTTCACATCCTTGTTCCTCAGGCTATAGATCATAGGATTCAGCATCGGTATCACTAATGTGTAAAAAACCGAAGCCATCTTATCAGTATCTAAGGAATGGTTTGATGGGGGCAGCACATACATGAAAAGGAGTGTCCCATAGAAAATAGTCACAGCCACCATATGGGAAGCACAGGTGGAAAAggctttctttctcccttccgcTGAACGTATCCTCAGGATGGCCAAGATGATGTTGAAATAGGACACCAGGACAACTGtcatagaaaaaaagagattggtAGCTGCAGAGATAAAGTCTACTATCTCTGGCAAATGGGTACTAGAGCAAGATAAAGATAACAAGGGGACATTGTCACAGTAAAAATGATTAATGAcattggaagaacaaaaggacaCTGAGAAAACACAAGAGGTGACTATCACTGCTGTGGAGAAGCTATAAATGTATTTAAGGACAACGAGTAGGATACAAATCTTCCTTGATACCACAACCATGTATAATAGAGGATTGCAAATAGCCACATAGCGGTCATAGGCCATGATCGCCAACATGAAAATCTCAGCAACAATGAA
The Macrotis lagotis isolate mMagLag1 chromosome 3, bilby.v1.9.chrom.fasta, whole genome shotgun sequence genome window above contains:
- the LOC141516841 gene encoding olfactory receptor 8J3-like; protein product: MKLSKMVTGNLSHVTTFILIGVSKRPELQVPLFFIFLAIYGVTVTGNVGIITLTSIDAKLQTPMYFFLRQLAIINLGNSTVIAPQMLVNFLVEKKTISYYGCAAQFGGFLVFIVAEIFMLAIMAYDRYVAICNPLLYMVVVSRKICILLVVLKYIYSFSTAVIVTSCVFSVSFCSSNVINHFYCDNVPLLSLSCSSTHLPEIVDFISAATNLFFSMTVVLVSYFNIILAILRIRSAEGRKKAFSTCASHMVAVTIFYGTLLFMYVLPPSNHSLDTDKMASVFYTLVIPMLNPMIYSLRNKDVKEALKRVINNPCQNFKNM